CGCTTACGGTGAGAGGGGGCACATCATCCGTTCCGGGAATGCCGATTCTTCCCGTTCGCAAAACGCCCCATTCCAACGCTTCATTTCTCGCCACATATACGTCCAATTTGCAAATGTATGTCAGCGTTGTCGGCTCGTCAATGGTAGTAACCAGGTAGCGCCAGGCATCCCGCATATTCAGTACGGCCTGAATGTCGTCCAAGGTAACACCGGGTACGTTCACACCGTTCAAAATCGTTCGCGTCTGCGGGAAGGTGATGTTTCGGTTCTCCATCTTCATGCCGCAATATATATTTTCATCCCATTTCTTTTTGGCCAGAAACACGCTCTGTTGCCTGGTCAATGCAAATTTATCCGAGAAAGCGTTCATCTTCGTTCCCTCCGCCTGTAGTTCATTAGTTCCGGTTTTTAGCTGAAAGGCATAGATACGCCACTAATTGGGATTAGAAATTAAGCAAAAACAGCCAACTCCAAAGGGAGTGGCTGCCATATACATGTTCGATATGAGCCATCTTCGCTGCGGCATCCTGCCTTAAAAATTCCAGCGTGTCTATCGCTTTTTTCAGCTTCTGTTCATTCATCGCAAGCACCTTTTAATTTTCTGAACTATTGAAGAGGAGTTAATGCTTTAATCTCCTCAACCGACAG
The window above is part of the Paenibacillus hamazuiensis genome. Proteins encoded here:
- a CDS encoding death-on-curing protein, giving the protein MNAFSDKFALTRQQSVFLAKKKWDENIYCGMKMENRNITFPQTRTILNGVNVPGVTLDDIQAVLNMRDAWRYLVTTIDEPTTLTYICKLDVYVARNEALEWGVLRTGRIGIPGTDDVPPLTVSGEIEQELSVLLSADMTNTERAITAFLWGARRQMFWDGNKRTSLLLANKLLMEKGNGMLTITEKNMEKFNELLTAYYNTNDMRAIKVFLYEHAIDGIEFKEMEKSEPDRDR